Proteins from one Carcharodon carcharias isolate sCarCar2 chromosome 19, sCarCar2.pri, whole genome shotgun sequence genomic window:
- the LOC121291350 gene encoding toll-like receptor 13, which produces MAPTVNLPALCLLVVSCLTVSHPYSLERCLQYYHDLTQVYCVNHRIRNLSLTLKDIPPSTLVLNLSRNEIGDLGEGRFSHLPSLQVLRIDQNQLRRVGSASFNGLRKLSLLNLSCNNIDTLLSRSFWGLGNLRTLLLSQNNLSVLHQGALPPLAELVQLDLHLNSLRDWANLVAAVRELPRLEALDLSGNSIAQLSLQNVSFPALRDLNLSYNPIADLDPGAFLRMPNLSSLSLNGLQLNLSELGLRSLRTLQVSNGSAFAGPQLADSCRFLERLRGLQELVAKSAGLTSEGLQVLSRCVQPTSLDLSWNALGPLDGGEFERFEALVRLRLVNCSIAKLSNATWMRSNRLKHLQINLSKGLQLEAFAFSNLEALEYLDVSANRLRQVDVSVFYGLEDLQQLHFEGNEVTDLDQAPFRHLRNLRGLSLGWNNIRAIRRSAFQNLGRLEKLFLAQNRIGHVEGGSFSGLVSLKVLHLWGNSLKELPLGAFAGLRSLLHLDISKNKLSTWSSSRRAPRSPFATLNQLRFLGLQDQGFHGLGLLPNTYFKGLHNLEKLVLGYGGRIQFADATFQLLPNLRELHISYAKLEALDFPHLFRPLKRLEVLFLTSVELDDIPVSLFQGLPHLRFITLDRNHLKNLSQKLLDNLDSLQCLSLDNNPLSCSCTNAWFHNWSIEDPRVQIPFLSSYRCSHKRGSFVNFDTSPCNIDFSQYCFLATSVMTLFVMALPALYTKANIYCRYLWYMQRAWLGGRRGDKLGKGCKYDAFVSYSSSDEEWVVNQLLPHLEQQGPERFHICLHSRDFELGLDIFRNIEKAIYSSRKTLCVISSQYLRSEWCSLEIQLASLRLFHDQNDVLILIFLEDIPNYQLSAYHKLRKLLKSKTYIEWPEKMEKQELFWARLREALRNTDSLDKGDQIGDVVVS; this is translated from the coding sequence ATGGCACCCACTGTGAATCTCCCTGCCCTTTGCCTCCTTGTGGTGTCCTGTCTGACTGTCAGTCATCCCTACTCCTTGGAAAGATGCCTGCAGTACTACCATGATTTAACCCAGGTTTACTGTGTCAACCACCGGATCCGGAACCTCTCGCTGACCCTGAAGGATATCCCACCCAGCACATTGGTCCTCAACCTGTCTCGCAATGAAATCGGGGACTTGGGCGAGGGGAGGTTCTCCCACTTACCCAGCCTCCAAGTTCTGAGGATCGACCAAAATCAGCTGAGACGTGTGGGGAGCGCCTCGTTCAATGGACTGCGGAAGCTGTCACTGCTCAACCTGTCCTGTAACAACATTGACACGCTCCTGAGCCGCTCATTCTGGGGCCTTGGAAACCTGCGCACTCTGCTGCTGTCCCAGAACAACCTGTCCGTGCTGCACCAGGGAGCGTTGCCCCCACTGGCTGAACTGGTTCAGCTGGACCTGCATCTCAACAGCCTCCGAGACTGGGCCAACCTGGTGGCTGCGGTCAGGGAGCTGCCCAGGCTGGAGGCCCTGGACCTGTCCGGTAACTCCATCGCCCAGCTCAGCCTCCAGAACGTCTCCTTTCCGGCTTTGCGTGACCTGAACCTCTCCTACAACCCCATCGCTGACCTTGACCCCGGGGCCTTCCTCAGGATGCCCAACCTATCCTCCCTGAGCCTCAACGGGCTCCAACTCAACCTCTCCGAGCTCGGCCTGCGCTCTCTCCGGACCCTGCAGGTGTCCAACGGAAGCGCCTTCGCCGGACCCCAGCTAGCGGACTCCTGTCGCTTTCTGGAACGCCTGCGGGGCCTTCAGGAGCTGGTGGCCAAGTCGGCGGGGCTGACCTCGGAGGGACTCCAGGTCCTGAGCCGGTGCGTCCAGCCCACCTCGCTGGACTTGTCCTGGAACGCCCTGGGGCCTCTGGATGGTGGTGAGTTTGAACGTTTCGAGGCCTTGGTCAGGCTGAGGCTGGTGAACTGCAGCATCGCCAAGCTTTCGAACGCTACTTGGATGAGAAGCAACCGCCTCAAGCACTTGCAGATCAACCTGAGCAAGGGGCTGCAGCTGGAGGCTTTTGCCTTCTCCAATCTGGAGGCCCTGGAGTACCTGGACGTGTCAGCCAACCGGCTGAGACAGGTGGACGTGTCCGTGTTCTACGGCCTGGAAGACCTGCAGCAGCTACACTTCGAGGGGAACGAGGTGACCGACCTGGATCAGGCCCCCTTCAGGCACCTGCGCAACCTCCGGGGCCTGAGCCTGGGCTGGAACAACATCCGAGCCATCCGGAGGTCAGCCTTTCAAAACCTGGGCCGGCTCGAAAAGCTCTTCCTGGCGCAAAACCGGATCGGCCACGTCGAGGGGGGGAGCTTCTCCGGCCTGGTGAGCCTCAAGGTGCTTCACCTGTGGGGAAACTCCCTGAAGGAGCTGCCTCTTGGGGCCTTCGCTGGTTTGAGGAGCCTGTTGCACCTGGACATCAGCAAGAACAAGCTGTCCACCTGGTCGTCTTCGAGGAGAGCCCCCCGGTCTCCCTTCGCCACACTTAACCAGCTTCGCTTCCTGGGTCTCCAAGACCAGGGCTTCCACGGCCTTGGCCTCCTGCCAAACACCTACTTCAAGGGCCTACACAACCTGGAGAAGCTGGTGCTCGGCTATGGAGGGAGGATCCAATTTGCCGATGCAACGTTTCAGCTCCTGCCAAACCTGCGGGAGCTCCACATCAGCTACGCCAAGCTGGAGGCCTTGGACTTCCCCCATTTATTCCGGCCTTTGAAGAGGTTGGAAGTCCTTTTCCTCACCAGTGTGGAGTTGGATGACATCCCAGTGAGCCTCTTCCAGGGCCTGCCCCATCTCAGGTTCATCACGCTGGACCGCAACCACCTGAAGAACCTCAGCCAGAAGCTGCTGGACAACCTGGACTCGCTGCAGTGCCTGTCACTCGACAACAACCCCCTGTCCTGCTCCTGCACCAATGCCTGGTTCCACAACTGGTCGATCGAAGACCCTCGTGTTCAGATCCCCTTTCTATCCAGCTACCGCTGCAGCCACAAGAGGGGGAGCTTCGTGAACTTTGACACCTCGCCCTGCAACATCGACTTTAGCCAGTACTGCTTTCTGGCCACCTCCGTGATGACCCTGTTCGTCATGGCACTGCcagccctgtacaccaaggccaACATATACTGCCGCTACCTGTGGTACATGCAGAGAGCCTGGCTGGGTGGTAGGCGGGGAGACAAACTGGGCAAAGGGTGCAAGTACGACGCCTTCGTGTCTTACAGCTCCAGCGACGAGGAGTGGGTTGTAAACCAACTCTTGCCACACCTGGAACAGCAAGGGCCCGAACGCTTCCACATCTGCCTGCACAGCCGGGACTTCGAGCTGGGCCTGGACATCTTCAGGAACATTGAGAAGGCAATCTACAGCAGCCGGAAAACCCTGTGTGTGATCAGCAGCCAGTACCTGAGGAGTGAATGGTGTTCTCTGGAGATTCAGCTGGCCAGCCTCAGACTGTTCCATGACCAGAACGATGTCCTGATCCTGATCTTCCTAGAGGACATCCCAAACTACCAACTCTCTGCATATCACAAACTCCGGAAACTCCTGAAGAGCAAGACCTACATTGAATGGCCAGAGAAGATGGAGAAGCAGGAGTTATTCTGGGCACGGTTAAGGGAGGCTTTGAGGAACACAGACTCTCTGGACAAAGGCGATCAGATTGGAGATGTCGTTGTATCCTAA